A stretch of Thermoanaerobaculum aquaticum DNA encodes these proteins:
- a CDS encoding oxidative damage protection protein — translation MPITCRRCGTVSEPMPAPPMPGSLGEKVQQSVCGPCWQEWLRMQVMIINEYRLSLADPQTRTILTQHMEEFLHLKP, via the coding sequence GTGCCGATTACCTGTCGCCGTTGTGGAACCGTAAGTGAGCCCATGCCTGCCCCTCCCATGCCCGGGAGCCTGGGGGAAAAGGTGCAGCAATCGGTGTGTGGTCCATGCTGGCAGGAATGGCTGCGCATGCAGGTCATGATCATCAACGAGTACCGCTTGAGCTTGGCCGACCCGCAAACCCGCACCATCCTCACCCAGCACATGGAGGAGTTCCTCCACTTAAAGCCGTGA
- a CDS encoding ABC transporter ATP-binding protein: protein MSREARVVVDGVSKTYSLSSTRGKLHSLKGALLHGQVWRKLAEQEGFEALKNVSFTLEPGETLAVIGPNGSGKSTLLKLVAGILRPTRGTVTVRGRLTALIELGAGFHPEISGRDNAIINGMLLGLSRKEIEAKLPEILAFAGLEEFAHEPVKTYSSGMFVRLGFAVATAVEPDILVVDEVLAVGDELFAHRALDRVAELQRRGCAVLLVTHDLALAGKLAHRGLYLNRGEVVFLGPAAAAVARYRSDVASTEAGEAVSQEKGKRWGNRDVELTAVELVDREGRPLKMVRSGEPAAIRLSYKVHVPKEDFVFGIAIHREDGTHVFGTNTHLDGLTPEALAGQGSISIVFPSLQLAPGRYRVDAAVHSVAGLAYDYVCEVLDFLVTAPVPWPGCYAPEHRWLPAGPRFANKTT, encoded by the coding sequence ATGAGCCGCGAGGCCCGGGTGGTGGTGGACGGCGTCAGCAAGACCTACAGCCTGAGCTCCACCCGCGGCAAGCTGCATTCGCTCAAAGGCGCTTTGCTGCACGGCCAGGTCTGGCGAAAGCTTGCGGAGCAGGAAGGGTTTGAAGCGCTTAAAAACGTAAGCTTCACCCTGGAGCCCGGGGAGACCCTGGCGGTCATTGGGCCCAACGGCTCCGGAAAGTCCACGCTGTTGAAGCTGGTGGCCGGCATCCTCCGTCCCACCCGGGGCACGGTCACGGTGCGGGGAAGGCTCACGGCGCTCATCGAGCTGGGTGCCGGCTTCCATCCGGAAATCTCTGGACGCGACAATGCCATCATCAACGGCATGCTTTTGGGGCTTTCCCGCAAAGAAATCGAGGCCAAGCTGCCGGAGATTTTGGCCTTTGCCGGTCTTGAGGAGTTTGCCCACGAGCCGGTGAAGACCTACTCCTCGGGGATGTTCGTGCGCTTGGGGTTTGCGGTGGCCACCGCGGTGGAGCCGGACATCCTGGTGGTGGACGAGGTTTTGGCGGTGGGCGATGAGCTTTTCGCCCATCGTGCTTTGGATCGGGTGGCGGAGTTGCAGCGCCGGGGTTGCGCGGTGCTGCTGGTGACCCACGACCTGGCCCTGGCGGGAAAGCTGGCCCATCGGGGCTTGTACCTCAACCGCGGGGAGGTGGTTTTCTTGGGCCCGGCAGCGGCGGCGGTGGCCCGCTACCGCTCCGATGTGGCCAGCACGGAAGCCGGGGAAGCCGTTTCCCAGGAAAAGGGCAAACGTTGGGGCAACCGCGACGTGGAGCTCACGGCGGTGGAACTGGTGGATCGCGAAGGCCGGCCGCTCAAGATGGTGCGCAGCGGTGAGCCGGCAGCCATTCGCCTGAGCTACAAAGTCCACGTGCCCAAGGAAGACTTCGTGTTTGGCATTGCCATTCACCGGGAGGACGGCACCCACGTTTTCGGCACCAACACCCATTTGGACGGCCTCACGCCGGAAGCCCTGGCAGGCCAGGGCAGCATCAGCATCGTGTTTCCCTCCTTGCAGTTGGCCCCGGGACGTTACCGGGTGGATGCGGCGGTGCACAGCGTGGCCGGACTGGCTTACGACTACGTCTGCGAGGTCTTGGATTTTCTGGTTACGGCGCCGGTGCCGTGGCCGGGGTGTTACGCGCCCGAGCACCGGTGGCTGCCCGCCGGTCCGCGCTTCGCCAATAAAACCACGTAA
- a CDS encoding glycosyltransferase family 2 protein, whose protein sequence is MKVTVVMPAYNAARTLEACVADIPRDVVDEVILVDDASTDETVSLAHKLGLEVVVHPENRGYGGNQKTCYRHALARGADIVVMVHPDHQYDPKVIPQLVAPLREGRCDAVFGSRILGGKAKEGGMPWWKYLGNLLLTRIENLFFGLSLTEYHSGLRAYSRRYLEAVPLEKNSDGWVFDSEIIAQGALAGMHIEEIPIATRYFPEASQIGFWPSVGYGLAILKLCLKFTLHRWGLWPQEQFQVASPANR, encoded by the coding sequence ATGAAGGTCACGGTGGTCATGCCTGCGTACAACGCCGCCCGCACCCTGGAGGCGTGCGTGGCCGACATCCCGCGGGACGTGGTGGACGAGGTCATTCTGGTGGACGACGCCTCCACCGACGAAACCGTGAGCCTCGCCCATAAGCTAGGGCTGGAAGTCGTCGTGCACCCGGAAAACCGCGGCTACGGGGGCAACCAGAAGACCTGCTACCGCCATGCTCTGGCTCGGGGCGCCGACATCGTGGTGATGGTGCACCCCGACCACCAGTACGACCCGAAGGTCATCCCCCAGCTGGTGGCGCCCCTTCGGGAAGGCCGGTGCGACGCGGTTTTCGGCAGCCGCATCTTAGGGGGAAAGGCGAAGGAAGGGGGCATGCCGTGGTGGAAGTACCTGGGTAACCTGCTCCTCACCCGCATCGAAAACCTTTTCTTCGGCCTTTCCCTCACCGAGTACCACTCGGGGCTCAGGGCTTATAGCCGGCGTTACCTGGAGGCGGTGCCCCTGGAAAAAAACTCCGACGGGTGGGTTTTTGACTCGGAGATCATTGCCCAGGGGGCCCTGGCCGGCATGCACATTGAGGAAATCCCCATTGCCACCCGCTACTTTCCCGAGGCCTCGCAAATCGGCTTTTGGCCTTCGGTGGGGTACGGTCTTGCCATCCTCAAGCTCTGCCTCAAGTTTACCTTGCACCGCTGGGGCCTGTGGCCACAGGAGCAGTTCCAGGTGGCGAGCCCGGCAAACCGCTAG
- a CDS encoding ABC transporter permease, whose protein sequence is MTAAVRQLIASLYKKRALVWVLVGRELKARYRGTVVGYFWSLLNPLLLLSVYTVVFTFVIPARVASAAPYPLFLFAGLLPWVFFTGALLDAAVVLPDNGPLLKKVMVEPEVFPAVTVLSHAVHHLLALPVLLVGVVLASLILGHAFPWTLFLLPVVVLLWLTTIFGLAMGVAALAVHFRDLKDLLHNIFTLWFFLTPIIYTADVVPAGVLRRLVLANPMTPLVTAYRLLAVEGQLPTVATWGWCVLVALVSLLLGCWVFGRLREGLAEAV, encoded by the coding sequence GTGACGGCGGCGGTACGCCAGCTTATTGCCTCGCTTTACAAAAAACGGGCCCTGGTTTGGGTGTTGGTGGGGCGGGAGCTGAAAGCCCGCTACCGCGGGACGGTGGTTGGCTACTTCTGGTCCTTGCTCAACCCGTTGCTGTTGCTTTCCGTGTACACGGTGGTCTTTACCTTCGTGATCCCGGCGCGGGTGGCCAGCGCCGCACCCTACCCGCTCTTCCTGTTTGCCGGGCTTTTACCCTGGGTGTTCTTCACCGGGGCGCTTTTGGATGCCGCGGTGGTGCTGCCGGATAACGGGCCGCTTTTGAAGAAGGTCATGGTGGAACCTGAGGTTTTCCCGGCGGTGACCGTGCTCTCCCACGCTGTGCACCACCTTTTGGCGCTGCCGGTGCTGCTGGTGGGGGTGGTGCTGGCCAGCCTCATCCTGGGACATGCCTTCCCCTGGACGCTTTTCCTGCTGCCGGTGGTGGTGCTTCTGTGGCTCACCACGATTTTCGGCTTGGCCATGGGGGTGGCGGCTTTGGCCGTGCACTTCCGGGACCTCAAGGACCTCCTCCACAACATCTTTACCCTGTGGTTTTTCCTCACGCCCATCATTTACACCGCGGACGTGGTGCCGGCGGGGGTGCTGCGGCGGCTGGTTCTGGCCAACCCCATGACGCCGCTGGTCACCGCCTACCGGCTGCTGGCGGTGGAAGGCCAGCTCCCCACGGTGGCCACCTGGGGGTGGTGCGTGCTTGTGGCGTTGGTTTCGCTGCTTTTGGGTTGTTGGGTGTTTGGCCGGTTGCGGGAAGGCCTGGCGGAGGCGGTATGA
- a CDS encoding O-antigen ligase family protein, with protein MTVWPRVVVVLCFWGALVFSRPWVVTLACIATALGLLALPQAQRISLPLPFFLVPAFLLALTFPIAFDHQRVVELVPLFPLALAAWSWGASQRFGEGFWRFVAAAGAAASLVALAQALGGLQAAGDAVALLPPALREVGAARLATGRAFGTLPIPGHFAALQALLAPFLIAWLKQTHGWRRLLPVGLLVLSLAGCLASRSLLGTGLWVLAVVLTLYRSGPRPLRVLLPAAGLAALALVLFLREDMARFEPLALRAVNWRVAFWVFLQHPWVGVGLGGVGIAGLTSPWGEHNITPFAHNTPLQLLAEFGLLGLPFFLALFFLAFRLAFRLWLADRPTAVALLVALFHNFFDFSFYEPALLFPFCLLAGARSLQPEATSRLFFPLLSLLLGGAAVVAALQARTQGMADQARQQPPEQQLNVLLRAASLSPWRLAEPMEAAWLVVQTGDRQKVQLVEELLDRRAWVAPQSASWAQAKATLLLLQGRKAEAWAWAREALRRAPFRRDLAELEQQCRP; from the coding sequence GTGACGGTCTGGCCACGGGTCGTGGTGGTCTTGTGTTTCTGGGGAGCTCTGGTTTTTTCCCGGCCGTGGGTGGTAACTTTGGCCTGCATCGCCACGGCCCTGGGGCTATTGGCTTTGCCTCAGGCCCAACGCATAAGCCTGCCTTTGCCTTTCTTCTTGGTACCTGCTTTTCTTTTGGCATTGACCTTTCCGATAGCCTTTGACCACCAACGTGTGGTGGAGCTCGTGCCGCTCTTTCCTTTGGCGCTGGCGGCCTGGAGCTGGGGGGCTTCGCAACGGTTCGGAGAGGGCTTCTGGAGGTTTGTGGCAGCGGCGGGTGCTGCGGCCTCACTGGTGGCGTTGGCGCAAGCGCTTGGCGGGCTCCAAGCGGCAGGCGATGCGGTGGCATTGCTCCCTCCGGCGCTGCGCGAGGTGGGGGCAGCGCGGCTGGCCACCGGCCGGGCCTTTGGAACGCTGCCGATCCCAGGCCACTTTGCGGCCCTTCAGGCGCTTTTAGCGCCATTCCTGATCGCCTGGTTGAAGCAAACGCATGGCTGGCGACGTCTTTTGCCGGTGGGCTTATTAGTCCTTAGCTTGGCTGGCTGTCTTGCCTCCCGCTCGCTTTTAGGCACGGGGCTTTGGGTACTCGCGGTGGTTTTGACCCTTTACCGCTCCGGTCCTCGCCCGCTGCGGGTCCTTCTGCCAGCCGCAGGCCTGGCGGCTTTGGCCTTGGTTTTGTTTTTGCGGGAAGACATGGCGCGCTTTGAGCCCCTGGCTTTGCGGGCGGTGAACTGGCGGGTGGCATTTTGGGTGTTCCTGCAGCATCCGTGGGTGGGCGTAGGGTTGGGAGGGGTGGGCATTGCCGGGCTCACCTCGCCTTGGGGTGAGCACAACATCACCCCGTTTGCCCACAACACTCCACTGCAGCTCCTGGCCGAGTTTGGCTTGCTAGGCCTGCCTTTTTTTCTGGCGCTTTTCTTCCTCGCTTTCCGCTTGGCGTTTCGCCTTTGGTTGGCGGATCGGCCAACTGCGGTGGCGCTCTTGGTGGCGCTTTTCCACAACTTCTTTGACTTTTCCTTTTACGAGCCGGCGCTGCTTTTCCCCTTTTGCCTCCTGGCCGGTGCCCGAAGTCTACAACCAGAGGCTACTTCGCGTCTCTTCTTCCCCCTACTTTCGCTGCTTTTAGGGGGGGCGGCGGTGGTGGCGGCTTTGCAGGCTCGAACCCAAGGCATGGCTGACCAGGCCCGGCAACAGCCGCCCGAGCAACAGTTGAATGTGCTGCTGCGTGCCGCTTCACTTTCACCGTGGCGGTTAGCCGAGCCTATGGAAGCCGCGTGGCTTGTGGTCCAAACCGGGGATCGGCAAAAGGTTCAGCTGGTGGAGGAGCTTTTGGACCGTCGGGCGTGGGTGGCCCCGCAATCGGCTTCCTGGGCCCAAGCTAAGGCGACGCTTTTGCTGTTGCAAGGGAGAAAAGCGGAAGCCTGGGCGTGGGCCCGGGAAGCGTTGCGTCGGGCGCCTTTCCGCCGAGACCTGGCGGAGCTGGAGCAGCAATGCCGGCCTTAA
- a CDS encoding glycerate kinase type-2 family protein, protein MTPLAQLAREVLAVGLEAVHPRTLMRQLTFTPRGLGFGEHVLEPPGKLAVLAVGKAGGTLAEAFLTHSLRRPDALWVYVPHQAPVPASVAPHAKYGSHPRVSQENLANAREIAAAVAALTAEDGLLLLLSGGSSALLMAPLPGLETTTVDTLLWELMTAGATIAELNTVRKHLGMLFGGRLAALCPASLLALVLSDVPGDDLAIVGSGPTVPDPTTAAHALAVLRRFGLESRFPQVVHTLQSPESETPKPGDPRLNGKATALLGSNREALEAMAATLASEAFRPRILTRRLRGEAREVGRVLAALLVNAAPGTAILAGGETTVRVSGEGRGGRNLELALAAAVGLSGHRHRCLLAAGSDGVDGTSPAAGAVVDGFTVARAAKRGKSAQKALAENNSWGFFADLPEAIITGPTGTNVADLVVGLVAPQAQRPLALRTPTRAPQPQPPWGLKSREEPSE, encoded by the coding sequence GTGACCCCTCTGGCCCAGCTTGCCCGCGAGGTTCTCGCCGTGGGTCTCGAGGCGGTTCACCCGCGTACCCTCATGCGGCAGTTGACCTTTACCCCCCGGGGCTTGGGTTTCGGGGAGCACGTGCTGGAACCCCCGGGGAAGCTTGCGGTGCTGGCGGTGGGCAAGGCAGGCGGCACCCTGGCGGAAGCCTTTCTCACCCACAGCTTGCGCCGCCCGGATGCTCTGTGGGTTTACGTGCCGCACCAGGCCCCGGTGCCCGCTTCGGTGGCGCCGCACGCAAAGTACGGAAGCCACCCCCGGGTCTCGCAAGAAAACCTGGCCAACGCCCGGGAAATAGCCGCTGCCGTTGCCGCCCTTACCGCCGAGGACGGCCTTTTGCTGTTGCTTTCCGGCGGTAGTTCCGCCCTGCTAATGGCGCCGCTTCCCGGCCTGGAAACCACCACAGTGGACACCTTGCTCTGGGAGCTCATGACCGCCGGCGCCACCATTGCCGAGCTCAACACCGTGCGCAAGCACCTGGGGATGCTCTTTGGGGGTCGGCTGGCCGCACTTTGCCCGGCTTCGCTTTTGGCCTTGGTGCTTTCCGACGTGCCCGGGGACGACCTGGCCATTGTGGGCTCAGGGCCCACGGTGCCGGACCCCACCACCGCTGCCCACGCTCTGGCCGTCCTGCGGCGCTTTGGCCTGGAGTCCCGTTTCCCCCAGGTGGTCCACACGCTGCAAAGCCCGGAAAGCGAAACCCCGAAGCCCGGGGACCCGCGCCTGAACGGCAAAGCCACCGCGCTTTTGGGTTCTAACCGGGAGGCGCTGGAGGCCATGGCCGCCACTTTGGCCAGCGAAGCCTTCCGGCCGCGGATCCTCACGCGCCGCTTGCGGGGGGAAGCGCGGGAAGTGGGCCGGGTGCTGGCGGCCTTGCTTGTGAACGCAGCTCCGGGAACGGCGATCCTGGCGGGGGGTGAAACCACCGTGCGCGTTTCAGGGGAAGGGCGCGGCGGGCGCAACCTGGAGCTGGCCCTAGCCGCCGCGGTGGGGCTTTCCGGCCACCGCCACCGGTGCCTGCTGGCCGCCGGCAGCGACGGTGTTGACGGCACCTCCCCGGCAGCCGGTGCGGTGGTGGACGGCTTTACCGTGGCCCGTGCCGCCAAGCGCGGTAAAAGCGCCCAAAAAGCGCTTGCCGAAAACAACAGCTGGGGATTTTTCGCCGATCTTCCCGAAGCCATCATCACCGGCCCCACCGGCACCAACGTGGCCGACCTGGTCGTTGGCCTGGTGGCCCCGCAGGCGCAACGTCCCCTTGCCCTGCGCACGCCCACCCGAGCGCCGCAACCCCAGCCGCCGTGGGGTTTGAAAAGCAGGGAGGAGCCCAGCGAATGA
- a CDS encoding class I SAM-dependent methyltransferase: MTSAGYVFKDFPHSSHRWLVERVGRPPSRVLDVGTWNGFLGRQLASQGHELFGIEKDPIQAQHAAAFYRELLVADLETLPPLPGAPFDVILCGDVLEHLREPLVVLKHLVSSLRPEGKLLITVPNVAFVGCRVSLLFGVFEYRDRGILDRTHLRFFTKASLLRLLREAGLKVQRVHGLPPPLPLVFPPSARWPLRGFFECLALAAQLWPTLWAYQLAVEARRPS, from the coding sequence ATGACGTCAGCAGGTTACGTGTTCAAGGACTTCCCCCACTCCTCCCACCGCTGGCTGGTGGAACGGGTGGGCAGGCCACCGTCGAGGGTATTGGACGTGGGGACCTGGAACGGTTTTCTGGGCCGGCAGCTTGCCTCCCAGGGGCATGAGCTGTTCGGCATCGAAAAGGACCCCATCCAAGCTCAGCACGCTGCCGCCTTTTACCGCGAGCTTCTGGTAGCTGACCTGGAGACCCTGCCGCCCCTGCCGGGGGCTCCCTTTGACGTGATCCTCTGCGGCGATGTGCTGGAGCACCTGCGGGAGCCGCTGGTGGTCCTTAAGCACTTGGTTTCCTCTCTGCGGCCGGAGGGTAAGCTCTTGATCACCGTGCCCAACGTAGCTTTTGTAGGCTGCCGCGTGTCGCTGCTTTTCGGGGTCTTCGAATACCGCGACCGCGGCATCCTGGACCGCACCCACCTGCGGTTTTTTACCAAGGCTTCCCTGCTGCGACTTCTCCGGGAGGCAGGGCTGAAGGTGCAGCGGGTTCACGGCCTGCCGCCACCTCTACCGCTGGTCTTCCCGCCCAGCGCCCGCTGGCCCCTGCGGGGGTTTTTCGAATGCCTGGCGCTGGCAGCGCAGCTTTGGCCTACCCTCTGGGCTTACCAGCTGGCCGTCGAAGCCCGGAGGCCCTCATGA
- a CDS encoding ABC transporter substrate-binding protein encodes MTRKTLGLLVAGSLFLWGCEKKLMVGVVLPETGPAAVYGASIKTGVKLAFDEAKATQKLPPGLVVEYRDSGSDPAKAAALADALYKAGALAIVGGVTTSEAQAMIPIADKRERVLISPSASAPQLARMSVYFFRVYPSDDLEGAKAAALITTTLSKRKVLVVQEDNPYTRGLLPVFLGQLNSARGTVVGTVVVGEAGWEQKLRDSLTALQPEVVYICGYGDAILNAVSVIRGAGFAGNIVTTSAINTATLLQKGGKLLEGVYFPLAGLDLATTQEPTHTFVKRYHEVYNLLPDTYAAHGYDAALALIYALEGQPPRSGRDIQLRLKGLGERRGVTGPLAFDDYGNIKHFPHSYWVRDGKAEDYDQYLEQKEAELRRKLLELATGGGQ; translated from the coding sequence ATGACGCGAAAAACCCTTGGTTTGTTGGTGGCGGGGTCGCTGTTTCTCTGGGGTTGTGAAAAAAAGCTCATGGTTGGCGTGGTTTTGCCGGAAACCGGACCGGCGGCTGTGTACGGGGCGTCCATCAAAACCGGGGTCAAGCTGGCCTTTGACGAAGCAAAGGCCACGCAAAAGCTGCCCCCGGGCCTGGTGGTGGAGTACCGGGATTCCGGTTCCGACCCGGCCAAAGCCGCAGCTTTGGCCGATGCCCTGTACAAGGCCGGGGCCTTGGCCATTGTGGGCGGGGTCACCACCTCGGAAGCCCAGGCCATGATCCCCATTGCCGACAAGCGGGAAAGGGTCCTTATCTCGCCCTCCGCTTCTGCACCGCAGCTGGCGCGCATGAGCGTGTACTTCTTCCGCGTTTACCCCTCGGACGACCTGGAAGGGGCCAAGGCCGCGGCTCTCATCACCACCACGCTGTCCAAGAGAAAGGTGCTCGTGGTGCAGGAGGACAACCCCTACACCCGGGGGCTTTTGCCGGTTTTCCTGGGACAGCTGAACTCGGCCCGCGGCACGGTGGTGGGGACGGTGGTGGTGGGTGAGGCAGGTTGGGAGCAAAAGCTGCGCGACAGCTTGACCGCCCTGCAACCGGAGGTGGTGTACATCTGCGGCTACGGCGACGCCATCCTCAACGCCGTTTCGGTGATCCGCGGTGCCGGTTTTGCCGGCAACATCGTCACCACATCGGCGATCAACACCGCTACCCTCTTGCAAAAGGGCGGAAAGCTCCTGGAGGGGGTCTATTTCCCCTTGGCTGGCTTGGACCTGGCCACCACCCAGGAACCCACCCACACCTTTGTGAAGCGCTACCACGAGGTGTACAACTTGCTGCCCGATACCTACGCCGCGCATGGGTACGATGCGGCGCTGGCGCTCATTTACGCTTTGGAAGGACAGCCTCCGCGCTCCGGGCGGGATATCCAGCTGCGCTTGAAGGGGCTGGGGGAGCGTCGGGGTGTGACGGGTCCCCTGGCCTTTGACGATTACGGCAACATCAAGCACTTCCCCCACAGCTACTGGGTCCGTGATGGCAAGGCCGAGGACTACGACCAGTACTTGGAGCAAAAGGAAGCTGAGCTTCGCCGGAAGCTCTTGGAACTGGCCACAGGTGGGGGCCAGTAG
- a CDS encoding mannose-1-phosphate guanylyltransferase: MSSFSVKAVILAGGSGTRFWPFSRSSLPKQLLPLVEGRSLLRMTVDRVLPLCGREGVTVVTGKGIAEAVRQELPELSPEQFLIEPCGRDTAAAVAWAAWRELAAGGNPVLWVLPADHWVGDGEAFRRVLSAAAELAVESGGLVTVGILPTRPETGYGYLELAEETGERNGVRCFRVRRFVEKPDLEKAMAFLAAGCYRWNAGIFAFTAQALAEAVRKHLPELARGLDAMLADSRHRGETGAVSQHYPSLPRISIDYGVMEKADNLWAVDGAFPWHDVGSFASFAEILPRGEAGVSLGPVVAMETHDCVVLSRGPLVATLGVRGLVVVATEDAVLVTTVENAQKVKALVAELEKRGLSHLL, translated from the coding sequence ATGAGCTCGTTTTCGGTTAAAGCCGTGATTCTGGCGGGGGGCTCCGGCACCCGCTTTTGGCCCTTTTCCCGCAGCTCGTTGCCAAAGCAGCTGCTCCCCCTGGTGGAGGGCCGCTCGCTGTTGCGCATGACCGTGGATCGCGTGCTGCCCCTTTGCGGCCGGGAAGGGGTGACGGTGGTTACCGGTAAGGGCATTGCCGAGGCGGTAAGGCAGGAGCTTCCCGAGCTTTCCCCGGAGCAGTTTCTGATAGAGCCCTGCGGGCGAGACACCGCTGCCGCGGTAGCGTGGGCTGCCTGGCGGGAGCTGGCAGCAGGGGGAAACCCCGTGCTTTGGGTCTTGCCCGCCGATCACTGGGTTGGCGATGGGGAAGCTTTTCGTCGTGTTCTCAGCGCTGCCGCGGAGCTGGCGGTGGAATCCGGCGGCTTGGTGACGGTGGGCATCCTCCCCACCCGACCGGAAACCGGCTACGGCTACCTGGAGCTGGCCGAAGAGACGGGCGAAAGAAACGGCGTTCGGTGCTTTCGCGTGCGGCGTTTTGTGGAAAAGCCGGACTTGGAAAAGGCCATGGCCTTCCTTGCTGCCGGTTGCTACCGCTGGAACGCCGGGATCTTTGCCTTTACCGCGCAGGCTCTGGCGGAGGCTGTGCGGAAGCACCTGCCGGAGCTGGCCCGGGGCCTGGACGCCATGCTGGCCGATAGCCGCCACCGGGGTGAGACCGGGGCTGTCTCCCAGCATTACCCGTCTTTGCCGCGGATTTCCATTGATTACGGGGTCATGGAAAAGGCCGACAACCTGTGGGCGGTGGACGGTGCCTTCCCCTGGCACGATGTGGGTTCCTTTGCCAGCTTTGCCGAGATCCTGCCCAGGGGTGAAGCGGGGGTGAGTTTGGGTCCGGTGGTGGCCATGGAAACCCACGACTGCGTGGTGCTTTCCCGGGGGCCGCTGGTGGCCACCCTGGGGGTTCGGGGCCTGGTGGTGGTGGCCACCGAAGATGCGGTGCTGGTGACCACTGTGGAAAACGCGCAAAAGGTCAAGGCGCTGGTGGCGGAGCTGGAGAAGCGGGGTCTAAGCCATTTGCTTTAA
- a CDS encoding type II secretion system protein: protein MRRQRGFTLIELLIVVAIIGIIAAIAIPNLLNAINRGRQRRTMADLRSIGTALEAYSIDFNHYPDSTGAGTVSAKLAPYLTPTYIKKLPDNDGWNRSNCVNIDTTLASYTLWSNARNGTGACSGFTLANGGAGGPTTSFDDDIIFANGQFVQWPEGQQIN from the coding sequence ATGAGGAGGCAAAGAGGTTTTACCCTTATTGAGTTGTTGATCGTGGTGGCCATTATCGGCATCATCGCCGCCATTGCGATCCCCAACCTGCTGAACGCCATCAACCGTGGCCGTCAGCGGCGTACGATGGCGGATCTCCGGTCTATCGGTACCGCCTTGGAGGCTTATTCGATTGACTTCAACCATTATCCCGATTCTACCGGTGCCGGTACCGTAAGTGCAAAACTCGCACCTTACCTTACACCGACCTACATAAAGAAGCTGCCCGACAACGATGGCTGGAACAGATCCAACTGTGTCAATATCGACACCACCCTTGCATCCTACACACTTTGGTCAAACGCGCGGAATGGGACTGGTGCGTGCAGTGGCTTCACGCTCGCTAACGGAGGCGCGGGTGGGCCCACCACTAGCTTCGATGACGACATCATTTTTGCCAACGGCCAATTTGTTCAGTGGCCTGAGGGTCAGCAAATCAACTAA
- a CDS encoding type II secretion system protein, protein MTFLLLIDNPKLAMLGKNFASDPVVRRHQGFTLVELLIVVAILGILAAIAIPRIYQMLERARQKRTMADMRTLALAINSYATDHVLVPQVSGTATDLRLYLEPTYLKVLPVHDGWRRDLRYEGSGLDYTVVSYGGDGVAQGGPYLGPTTHYDADIAMVNGIFVQWPEGIQVR, encoded by the coding sequence GTGACGTTTTTGTTGCTGATAGACAATCCTAAACTGGCGATGTTAGGCAAGAATTTTGCATCTGACCCGGTCGTGAGACGCCATCAAGGGTTTACGCTGGTCGAGCTTCTCATTGTGGTGGCCATTTTGGGTATTTTGGCTGCCATTGCCATCCCGCGGATCTATCAGATGCTGGAAAGGGCCCGGCAAAAAAGAACGATGGCCGACATGCGGACCTTGGCGCTGGCCATTAACTCCTATGCCACCGATCATGTCCTTGTCCCCCAGGTTTCGGGAACCGCAACGGATCTGCGACTTTACCTTGAACCGACCTACTTAAAGGTGCTGCCTGTGCACGACGGATGGCGACGAGACTTGCGCTACGAAGGTTCGGGGCTTGATTACACTGTGGTGAGTTACGGCGGGGATGGCGTAGCGCAAGGGGGACCTTACCTAGGGCCTACGACCCACTACGACGCGGATATAGCCATGGTGAATGGGATCTTCGTGCAATGGCCGGAAGGCATCCAGGTACGCTGA
- a CDS encoding HAD-IA family hydrolase, with protein sequence MGGLVRGQKPKAVLVDVGGTLIEAVPSPPEVYAETLSRYGPAVSPAEVAPVFTEVWQEMTQEHPLGLDRYHLWKGGERAWWGAFLRRVLERLHHPAPWQEVLDELFATFARPERWRVYPEAFPVLKKLKENGVKVGAVSNWDSRLPQLLHGLGLAPLLDVVVVSALEGVEKPNPEIFCRALQRLGVSAAEATHWGDSPLDDYRGAQACGIFPVLIDRHGLFFDSYVRASHLGEAYELVFG encoded by the coding sequence ATGGGCGGCTTGGTAAGGGGGCAAAAACCGAAAGCGGTGCTGGTGGACGTGGGTGGCACGCTTATTGAAGCAGTGCCGTCACCTCCGGAGGTGTACGCCGAAACGCTGTCCCGCTACGGCCCTGCGGTTTCCCCAGCGGAGGTAGCACCGGTTTTCACCGAGGTGTGGCAGGAGATGACCCAGGAGCACCCACTGGGCCTGGACCGCTACCACCTTTGGAAGGGTGGCGAGCGGGCGTGGTGGGGGGCTTTTCTGCGGCGGGTGCTGGAGCGTCTCCACCACCCCGCCCCTTGGCAGGAGGTTTTGGATGAGCTTTTTGCCACCTTCGCCCGCCCCGAGCGGTGGCGGGTTTACCCCGAAGCGTTCCCGGTGCTCAAGAAGCTAAAGGAAAATGGGGTCAAAGTCGGTGCGGTTTCCAACTGGGATTCCCGGCTGCCCCAGCTTTTGCATGGCCTGGGGCTTGCCCCGCTTCTGGACGTGGTGGTGGTTTCCGCTTTGGAAGGGGTGGAAAAGCCAAACCCGGAAATCTTCTGCCGGGCCCTGCAGCGGCTGGGTGTGAGCGCCGCGGAGGCCACCCACTGGGGCGATTCGCCTTTGGACGATTACCGGGGGGCGCAAGCCTGCGGGATCTTTCCGGTGCTCATCGATCGTCACGGTTTGTTCTTTGACTCCTACGTCCGCGCCAGCCACCTGGGGGAGGCCTATGAGCTCGTTTTCGGTTAA